A single Tenacibaculum sp. 190524A02b DNA region contains:
- a CDS encoding LacI family DNA-binding transcriptional regulator, producing the protein MKRLTIKDLAKHLNVSISTVSKALNDSYEISEATKERIRKYAKENNYQPNVTALSLKSRKTKTIGIIIPNMLNYFFAQVFKGIENVASKKGYKIISCISNESYEKEVETIKMLSNGSIDGFILSLAEETIRKNSFKHFQKTIDNGIPIVMFDRVAPNIQCDKVITNDFEATANTVKHLYRIGHKKIAFISTMSDLRIGERRYLGYLQGLEDLNIPLDKNLVINIHEEDYKKYESILTPIFENNTIDSVITTDESSAVASMKVAIRKGLRIPEDFSVISFSNGILARHSSPKMTTVSQHGEIMGETAAEMLINKLEKKKTADSNKNETKVIRTDLVIRESTRPINSN; encoded by the coding sequence ATGAAAAGACTTACTATAAAAGACCTAGCCAAGCATTTAAATGTTTCAATTTCTACAGTTTCAAAAGCCTTAAATGATAGTTACGAAATTAGTGAAGCTACCAAAGAGAGAATTAGAAAATATGCTAAGGAAAATAACTACCAACCCAATGTAACTGCCTTAAGTTTAAAAAGTAGAAAAACAAAAACTATAGGAATTATAATACCCAATATGTTAAATTACTTTTTTGCTCAAGTGTTTAAAGGCATTGAAAATGTTGCTAGTAAAAAAGGTTATAAAATAATTTCATGTATTTCAAATGAATCCTATGAAAAAGAAGTTGAAACTATCAAAATGCTTTCTAATGGTAGTATTGATGGATTTATCCTTTCTTTAGCGGAGGAAACGATACGAAAAAATAGTTTTAAACACTTTCAAAAAACTATAGATAATGGTATTCCTATCGTAATGTTTGACCGTGTTGCCCCAAATATACAATGCGATAAAGTTATTACCAATGATTTTGAAGCTACCGCTAACACCGTTAAGCATTTATACAGAATAGGACACAAGAAAATTGCTTTTATTTCTACAATGAGCGACTTAAGAATTGGTGAACGAAGATATTTAGGTTATTTACAAGGTTTAGAGGACTTAAATATTCCTTTAGACAAAAACCTTGTTATTAATATTCATGAGGAAGATTATAAAAAATATGAGTCTATTTTAACGCCTATATTTGAAAACAACACTATTGATAGTGTTATTACAACAGATGAATCTTCGGCTGTTGCTTCAATGAAAGTAGCTATAAGAAAAGGGCTTAGAATTCCAGAAGATTTTTCAGTAATATCATTCTCAAATGGAATTTTAGCTAGGCATTCTAGTCCCAAAATGACAACTGTAAGTCAACACGGTGAAATAATGGGAGAAACTGCCGCTGAAATGTTAATTAATAAGTTAGAAAAAAAGAAAACTGCAGATTCTAATAAAAATGAAACAAAAGTTATTAGAACTGATTTAGTAATAAGAGAATCTACAAGACCCATTAATTCAAATTAA
- the gcvH gene encoding glycine cleavage system protein GcvH, with product MNIPSELKYTKDHEWIKIEEDVVTIGITDFAQGELGDIVYVDVDTLDDTLDAEEVFGSVEAVKTVSDLFMPVSGEVIEFNEELEDEPELVNSDPYGKGWMIKVKISDASQLEDLLSAEAYQELIKG from the coding sequence ATGAACATTCCATCAGAATTAAAGTACACAAAAGACCACGAGTGGATCAAAATTGAAGAAGACGTAGTAACTATTGGTATTACGGATTTTGCTCAAGGTGAATTAGGAGACATCGTTTATGTTGATGTTGACACTTTAGATGATACTTTAGACGCAGAAGAGGTTTTCGGATCTGTAGAAGCTGTTAAAACAGTATCTGATTTATTTATGCCAGTTTCTGGAGAGGTAATTGAATTTAATGAAGAACTAGAAGACGAACCAGAATTAGTAAATTCTGATCCTTATGGAAAAGGTTGGATGATTAAAGTTAAAATCTCTGACGCTTCACAATTAGAAGACTTATTAAGTGCAGAAGCTTATCAAGAACTTATTAAAGGATAA
- a CDS encoding energy transducer TonB gives MEIKKNPKSNLENYSKLFMQLGLVLALFVTYVAIENKTYDKEYGDLGVASMNSDVEEETIEIQPEPIKPPPSTPPPPAPEKIEIVEDEKEVEETVIESTETDESEAVEVEEIVEVEEEEEVVEDVPFSIIEDVPVFPGCTGSKAKKKACLNKKMQKHVQRHFDADLANELGLAPGKKRIYLIFKIGKTGNIEDINARAPHPRLKKEAIRIAKKLPKMQPGKQRGRPVRVGYTLPITFNVE, from the coding sequence ATGGAAATTAAGAAAAATCCAAAATCAAACTTAGAGAATTACAGCAAGCTGTTTATGCAGTTAGGTTTGGTTTTAGCTTTATTTGTAACGTATGTTGCCATAGAGAATAAAACATACGATAAAGAATATGGAGATTTAGGGGTTGCAAGTATGAACTCTGATGTAGAGGAAGAAACTATTGAAATTCAACCAGAACCTATTAAACCACCACCAAGTACACCACCACCACCAGCTCCAGAAAAGATTGAAATTGTAGAAGACGAGAAGGAAGTTGAGGAAACAGTAATTGAATCAACTGAAACTGATGAATCTGAAGCTGTAGAAGTTGAAGAGATTGTTGAGGTGGAAGAGGAAGAAGAAGTAGTGGAAGATGTACCATTCTCAATTATTGAAGATGTACCTGTATTTCCAGGTTGTACGGGAAGTAAGGCTAAGAAAAAAGCTTGTTTAAATAAAAAAATGCAAAAACACGTACAACGTCACTTTGATGCAGATTTAGCAAATGAGTTAGGATTAGCACCTGGTAAAAAAAGAATTTACTTAATTTTTAAAATTGGTAAAACTGGTAATATTGAAGATATTAATGCAAGAGCTCCACATCCTAGATTAAAGAAAGAAGCAATTAGAATTGCAAAAAAATTACCTAAAATGCAGCCAGGAAAGCAAAGAGGTAGACCTGTAAGAGTTGGGTATACATTACCAATTACTTTCAATGTAGAGTAA
- a CDS encoding energy transducer TonB produces MKMLKKNPRKQLEKFSTVFTQLGLVLVLFVVYVTLEYESERTNTIPEPVGEEIGEVWDLTEKPKVFVKEVKKVKRVVVKPISNDLSKVKKVDNNEVIKRVVDITPTDEDPILDIDKLPEVDEGDDIEPIDDPNTYTIRNLQNAPVFRGCEGLNEVEGRKCLERKIKKHVQRYFDADLAQDLGMRAGKYRISTQFIIDKDGQVKGLQIRAPHKKLEKEVKKVVTKLPKFTPGKQNNRPVKVKYTLPITFRVN; encoded by the coding sequence ATGAAAATGCTTAAAAAAAATCCCAGAAAACAACTTGAAAAATTCTCAACAGTATTTACCCAATTAGGGTTAGTATTGGTGTTATTTGTGGTTTATGTAACACTTGAGTATGAGTCCGAGAGAACAAATACAATACCTGAACCCGTAGGAGAAGAAATTGGAGAAGTTTGGGACTTAACTGAAAAACCTAAAGTCTTTGTAAAAGAAGTAAAAAAGGTAAAAAGAGTAGTTGTAAAACCTATTTCTAATGATTTATCTAAAGTAAAAAAAGTGGATAATAATGAGGTTATTAAAAGAGTGGTAGATATTACACCAACAGATGAAGACCCAATTTTAGATATAGATAAGTTACCTGAGGTAGATGAAGGAGATGATATTGAACCTATAGATGATCCAAATACATATACCATACGTAACTTACAAAACGCCCCAGTTTTTAGAGGCTGTGAAGGACTAAATGAAGTCGAAGGCAGAAAGTGTTTGGAAAGAAAAATTAAAAAACATGTACAACGCTATTTTGATGCAGATTTAGCACAAGATTTAGGAATGCGTGCTGGAAAATATAGAATTTCAACTCAGTTTATAATTGATAAAGATGGACAGGTGAAAGGTTTACAAATAAGAGCACCTCATAAAAAATTAGAAAAGGAAGTAAAGAAAGTAGTTACAAAATTACCTAAGTTTACACCTGGTAAACAAAATAATAGGCCTGTTAAAGTAAAATATACCTTACCTATAACTTTTAGAGTAAATTAG
- a CDS encoding mannosyltransferase, whose protein sequence is MFTLRKYKIHTLVGFTLLCYFLFAYFLERTQFTWLVTLWSILFTSSYFLIKYRKNDFSFLASISILFRLAFLFSIPNLSQDFYRFIWDGRMLFEGLNPYLSLPQNFIEQRIYPIHQATELYQGMGEMNGSHYTNYPPINQLCFFIAGVLANKSILGSVIIMRLLIIAADIGILFYGKKLLTKLNIPVHNIFLYILNPFVIIELTGNLHFEPVMLFFLVLSLYKLHQKKWVIAAVLLAFSVSVKLIPLLFLPLFYQYFVKNEATFFQGAKKLIGFYLITLVTTFLLFLPFFSFEFIQNYSNSVGLWFRNFEFNASIYYIAREIGYLFRGYNEIATIGKIMPALTVLFLLYITFLKKGKTIKELCAIMLFGLSFYYFTSTTVHPWYLSTLIILSVFANYRFPIVWSFVIIISYQAYANVPWKENLWLVFLEYILLYTFLIFEIKYSPENAKRKLTSIFK, encoded by the coding sequence ATGTTTACATTGAGAAAATATAAAATTCATACTTTAGTAGGGTTTACTCTGCTCTGTTATTTTTTATTTGCTTACTTTTTAGAAAGAACACAATTCACTTGGTTGGTAACACTTTGGAGTATTTTATTTACTTCTTCTTACTTTCTAATAAAGTATCGAAAAAATGATTTCAGCTTTTTAGCAAGTATTTCTATACTATTTCGGTTAGCGTTTTTATTTTCAATACCTAATTTATCTCAAGACTTTTATCGTTTTATTTGGGATGGGAGAATGTTATTTGAAGGATTGAACCCATACCTTTCTTTACCTCAAAATTTTATTGAACAAAGGATATACCCTATACATCAAGCTACCGAATTATATCAAGGTATGGGAGAAATGAATGGAAGTCACTATACCAATTATCCTCCTATAAATCAATTATGCTTTTTTATTGCAGGAGTATTAGCTAACAAAAGTATATTAGGTTCCGTAATTATTATGCGGCTATTAATTATTGCCGCAGATATTGGAATCCTATTTTATGGAAAAAAATTACTTACCAAACTAAATATACCTGTTCACAATATATTCTTATATATACTGAATCCTTTTGTAATTATAGAGCTAACAGGAAATCTTCATTTTGAGCCTGTAATGTTATTTTTTTTGGTATTAAGTTTGTACAAATTGCATCAAAAAAAATGGGTTATTGCAGCTGTTTTATTAGCCTTTTCTGTATCTGTCAAGTTAATCCCGTTACTTTTTTTACCTTTATTTTATCAGTATTTTGTTAAAAATGAAGCTACTTTTTTTCAGGGTGCTAAAAAGCTAATTGGATTCTATCTAATAACATTAGTAACCACTTTCTTGCTATTCCTGCCCTTTTTCTCTTTTGAGTTTATACAAAACTATAGTAACTCTGTTGGTTTATGGTTTCGTAATTTTGAATTTAACGCAAGTATTTATTATATAGCAAGAGAAATAGGCTATTTATTTAGAGGTTATAATGAAATTGCCACTATTGGAAAAATAATGCCCGCTTTAACTGTTCTTTTCCTTTTATATATTACATTCCTCAAAAAAGGAAAAACAATTAAAGAGTTATGTGCTATAATGTTATTTGGTCTTTCCTTTTACTATTTTACATCAACAACAGTTCATCCATGGTATCTTTCTACATTAATAATACTTTCTGTTTTTGCCAATTATAGATTTCCCATTGTTTGGAGCTTTGTAATAATTATTAGTTATCAAGCTTATGCCAATGTCCCTTGGAAGGAAAACTTATGGCTTGTTTTTCTTGAATACATCCTGCTTTATACCTTTCTAATTTTTGAAATAAAATATTCTCCTGAGAATGCTAAGAGAAAGTTAACCTCAATTTTTAAGTAA
- a CDS encoding VanZ family protein — protein MQKLIKNLLKDKKIKVAIAIFITISIAILSLIRIGKQPVAIANIDKIEHIIAYFALTFSWLLALPKNNKQVYFITFCCLIYGIIIELLQASITTYRTGDYYDIIANSVGILIAFTFFSFFFKKKQC, from the coding sequence GTGCAGAAGCTTATCAAGAACTTATTAAAGGATAAAAAAATTAAAGTAGCAATAGCGATATTTATAACAATAAGTATCGCTATTCTTAGTTTAATACGGATAGGTAAACAACCGGTTGCTATAGCCAATATTGATAAAATAGAGCATATAATAGCCTATTTTGCTTTAACTTTCTCATGGTTACTTGCGCTTCCCAAAAATAATAAGCAAGTATATTTTATAACCTTTTGCTGCCTTATTTACGGCATAATAATTGAGCTTTTACAAGCTAGTATAACGACGTATAGAACTGGAGACTATTATGATATAATAGCAAATTCGGTAGGTATTTTAATAGCTTTTACATTTTTTAGCTTCTTTTTCAAGAAAAAACAGTGTTAA
- a CDS encoding acyltransferase, with translation MSDSKQYFAHETAVIDEGCTIGKGTKIWHFSHIMPNCKIGEGCNIGQNVVVSPEVVLGKNVKVQNNVSIYTGVICEDDVFLGPSMVFTNVINPRSAIKRKNEYKSTLVKKGASIGANATIVCGNDIGEYAFIGAGAVVTKEVLPYALVVGNPSKQIGWISEYGHRLKFDKEGVAACPESNEEYKLTQNTVIKLI, from the coding sequence ATGAGTGATTCAAAACAGTATTTTGCGCATGAAACTGCGGTAATAGACGAAGGTTGTACTATTGGTAAAGGAACTAAAATTTGGCATTTTAGTCATATAATGCCTAACTGTAAAATAGGAGAAGGTTGTAATATTGGTCAAAATGTAGTGGTTTCTCCTGAAGTAGTTTTAGGAAAAAATGTAAAAGTACAAAACAATGTATCCATATATACTGGAGTAATTTGTGAAGATGATGTTTTTTTAGGGCCTTCAATGGTATTTACCAATGTGATTAATCCAAGAAGTGCTATTAAACGAAAAAATGAATACAAAAGCACTCTAGTAAAAAAAGGAGCCAGTATAGGAGCCAATGCAACCATAGTTTGTGGCAATGATATTGGTGAATATGCATTTATTGGTGCTGGAGCCGTTGTAACAAAGGAAGTTTTGCCATATGCTTTAGTCGTTGGTAACCCTTCTAAACAAATAGGCTGGATAAGTGAATATGGACATCGTTTAAAGTTTGATAAAGAAGGGGTCGCAGCTTGTCCTGAGTCAAATGAGGAGTATAAGCTTACTCAAAATACTGTGATAAAACTTATTTAA